One Theropithecus gelada isolate Dixy chromosome 20, Tgel_1.0, whole genome shotgun sequence DNA segment encodes these proteins:
- the LOC112614681 gene encoding zinc finger protein 267 isoform X3, with amino-acid sequence MLENYRNLVSLGLLVSKPDLITFLEQRKEPWNVKREETVAVQPDVFSHYNKDLLTEQCTEASFQKVISRRHGNCDLENLHLRKRWKREECDGHNGCYDEKTFKYDQFDESSVESLFHQQILSSCAKSYNFDQYRKVFTHSSLFNQQEEIDIWGKHHIHDKTSELFRQVSTLSRYRDVFIGEKNYHCNNSEKTLNQSSSPKNHQENCFLEKQCKCKEFEKVFLQSMHGQEKQEQSYKFNKCVEVCAQSLKHIQHQTIHIRENSYRCSKYDKDLSQSSNLRKQIIHNEEKPYKCEKCGDSFNHSLHLTQHQIIPTEEKPYKWKECGKVFNLNCSLYLTKQQQIDTGENLYKCKACSKSFTRSSNLIVHQRIHTGEKPYKCKECGKAFRCSSYLTKHKRIHTGEKPYKCKECGKAFNRSSCLTQHQTTHTGEKLYKCKVCSKSYARSSNLIMHQRVHTGEKPYKCKECGKVFSRSSCLTQHRKIHTGENLYKCKVCAKPFTCFSNLIVHERIHTGEKPYKCKECGKAFPYSSHLIRHHRIHTGEKPYKCKACSKSFSDSSGLTVHRRTHTGEKPYTCKECGKAFSYSSDVIQHQRIHTGQRPYKCEECGKAFNYRSYLTTHQRSHTGERPYKCEECGKAFNSRSYLTTHRRSHTGERPYKCDECGKAFSYRSYLTTHRRSHSGERPYKCEECGKAFNSRSYLITHQRSHTREKL; translated from the coding sequence aTGTGTTTTCGCATTATAACAAGGACCTGTTGACAGAGCAATGCACAGAAGCTTCATTCCAAAAAGTGATATCAAGGAGACATGGGAACTGTGATCTTGAGaatttacatttaagaaaaaggTGGAAAAGGGAGGAGTGTGATGGGCACAATGGATGTTATGATGAAAAGACTTTTAAATATGATCAATTTGATGAGTCCTCTGTTGAAAGTTTGTTTCACCAACAAATACTTTCTTCTTGTGCCAAAAGCTATAACTTTGATCAATATAGGAAGGTCTTTACTCATTCATCATTGTTTAATCAACAAGAGGAAATAGATATTTGGGGAAAACATCACATACATGATAAAACTTCAGAGTTATTTAGGCAGGTCTCTACTCTAAGTAGGTACCGAGATGTTTTTATTGGAGAGAAAAATTATCATTGCAATAATTCTGAAAAAACCTTGAACCAAAGCTCAAGCCCTAAAAATCATCAGGAAAATTGCTTTCTagaaaaacaatgcaaatgtaaAGAATTTGAGAAAGTCTTTCTTCAGAGTATGCATGGGCAAGAGAAGCAAGAACAGTCttacaaatttaataaatgtgtaGAAGTTTGTGCCCAGTCATTAAAACATATTCAACATCAGACCATCCATATCAGAGAAAACTCATATAGATGTAGTAAATATGATAAAGACCTTAGTCAGTCATCAAATCTTAGAAAGCAGATAATCCATAATGaagagaaaccatacaaatgtgaaaaatgtgggGATAGCTTTAACCATAGTTTGCACCTTACTCAACATCAGATCATTCCTACCGAAGAGAAACCTTATAAATGGAAAGAATGTGGCAAAGTCTTTAACCTTAACTGTAGTTTATACCTTACCAAACAGCAGCAAATTGATACTGGAGAAAACCTTTACAAATGTAAAGCATGTAGCAAATCTTTTACTCGTTCCTCCAATCTTATTGtgcatcagagaattcacactggagagaaaccatacaaatgtaaagaatgtggcaaagcctttcgCTGTAGTTCATACCTTACTAAACATAAgcgaattcatactggagagaaaccttataaatgtaaagaatgtggaaaagctttTAACCGTAGTTCATGCCTTACTCAACATCAGACAACTCATACGGGAGAAAAACTTTACAAATGTAAAGTATGTAGCAAATCTTATGCTCGTTCTTCAAATCTTATTATGCATCAGagagttcatactggagagaagccttataaatgtaaagaatgtggcaaagtcTTTAGCCGTAGTTCTTGCCTTACTCAACATCggaaaattcatactggagagaatcTTTACAAATGTAAGGTATGTGCCAAACCTTTTACTTGTTTCTCAAATCTTATTGTGCAtgagagaattcatactggagagaaaccctataaatgtaaagAATGCGGCAAAGCCTTTCCTTATAGTTCACACCTTATTCGACATCAtcgaattcatactggagaaaaaccataTAAATGTAAAGCATGTAGCAAATCTTTTAGTGACTCCTCAGGTCTTACTGTGCATCGGCgaactcatactggagagaaaccgtatacatgtaaagaatgtggcaaagcctttagttATAGTTCAGATGTTATTcagcatcagagaattcatactggccagagaccctacaaatgtgaagaatgtggcaaagccttcaaCTATAGGTCATACCTCACTACACATCAGAGAAGTCATACTGGAGAGagaccctacaaatgtgaagaatgtgggaaagccttcaacTCTAGGTCATACCTCACTACACATCGGAGAAGTCATACTGGAGAGAGACCCTACAAATGTGATGAATGTGGTAAAGCCTTCAGCTATAGGTCATACCTCACTACACATCGGAGAAGTCATAGTGGAGAGagaccctacaaatgtgaagaatgtggcaaagcctttaactcTAGGTCATACCTCATTACACATCAGAGAAGTCATACTAgagaaaaactttga